The following coding sequences are from one Chelonoidis abingdonii isolate Lonesome George chromosome 4, CheloAbing_2.0, whole genome shotgun sequence window:
- the LOC116834589 gene encoding cilia- and flagella-associated protein 77-like, translating to MLVSRQSAMEASRSPKPFQRLKKRHSATVICPPPLLPLRMAELRPGMENERAGVVRDTMLQNHLILKPELGKTRSRCSRLPGSDFVYGLTLRGTDGGVPEAIGHWNSVKPISKATKELPRDFVAMNRGAVVAGLVTTKEHYRYRQTHDIRRPEDDKRHFKRDPPRLPDAMTYGMPPRPSTPIIDVFQHKYKELWMEGQRAAAEARHKGKQKIRQRGKVYETYSTVLKKYKQPMQPDPLWHLPHFEKVGRHLDTFPSQGDREKAFKVHQSEAGVRCGIFAQGIYTSS from the coding sequence ATGCTAGTTTCTCGTCAATCAGCAATGGAAGCATCTAGGAGTCCAAAACCTTTTCAGAGGCTGAAAAAGAGGCACAGTGCTACCGTCATCTGTCCCCCTCCCCTACTGCCCTTGAGAATGGCTGAGCTCCGGCCCGGGATGGAAAATGAGAGAGCTGGAGTAGTGAGGGACACCATGCTCCAGAACCACCTCATCCTCAAGCCAGAACTAGGAAAGACTCGCTCAAGATGCTCGCGGCTTCCCGGATCTGATTTTGTGTATGGACTAACCCTTCGTGGGACCGATGGGGGAGTTCCTGAAGCAATAGGCCACTGGAACTCAGTGAAACCCATTAGCAAGGCCACAAAGGAGCTGCCGCGTGATTTTGTTGCCATGAACCGTGGAGCAGTTGTAGCTGGTCTTGTCACAACAAAGGAACACTACCGGTACCGCCAAACCCATGACATCCGCCGTCCAGAAGATGATAAGCGTCACTTTAAAAGGGACCCACCACGTCTCCCTGATGCCATGACCTATGGAATGCCACCTCGCCCATCCACCCCTATCATAGATGTTTTTCAGCACAAGTACAAGGAGCTTTGGATGGAGGGACAACGAGCAGCAGCCGAAGCTCGTCATaagggaaaacagaaaataagaCAGCGGGGGAAAGTATATGAAACGTATTCCACTGTGCTGAAGAAATACAAACAGCCCATGCAGCCAGACCCACTTTGGCATTTGCCCCACTTTGAGAAAGTGGGTCGTCATCTTGATACCTTCCCAAGCCAAGGAGATCGGGAGAAGGCTTTCAAAGTCCATCAGTCAGAAGCTGGAGTACGATGTGGAATATTTGCCCAGGGCATTTATACAAGCAGCTGA